The Mangifera indica cultivar Alphonso chromosome 12, CATAS_Mindica_2.1, whole genome shotgun sequence DNA window AAGCAGCAGGTGGCCAGATTGCAGCAGGAAAAAATGATCATGGAAGGTGAGTCTGTCATTTTTCTAGTCCTGTGGATTCTGCAGTGAGTGGTGATGGTCATGCAATGGATCTGATGTTTAATGTCATTCATTTGTTTTGCACATGCACTTGCATCTGATCCTAccaatttatcatttcaataaaattttggttaaagaaAGAACTTTCATGGGTAATATGCTTAAAATGGGAAAATTTAGAAGCGAAAACCGAGCCATTGCACATAAATCACCTGTAACATAACATCAGGATAAATATGTCATCTGAACTATTTCATCTGAGTGAATCCTATTTACTGcttgaatttatattattcatgGAACTTATGaaatagtgtttttttttccaAACAACCTCTCTAAGGACATAAGTTCTGCCTAAAATCAATGCTCCGTGTAACTACAAGATTTCTTGGTTGACAAATTATAAAGGCTTTTTTAATTCCTTTAGCAGAGCATCTTGTTGAGAAAGATACTTTTTTAATCTTGgttacaattattattattttggtaagtCTCTTGGTTACTATTATTGTTTTCCCTTgtggatttttaaaaaatgtgattttctaGTATTTTATGTCCATGCATTTGTCACAGGTCAATATAAGTCACTCAAGAAAGAAGCCGAGAGATTGAAAATTGGTTTGGCCAAATCATCCCCTAGTAGCAAGGCCAAAGCTTTTTTTGGGTCTCAATCTGCAGCTGAAGCATCTAGACCAGAGGTTACTTGGCAGATGTTAGATATGACTAATCTTAATCTGAATTGATACCGGATGCAATAAACCATGCTTTTGGATGCACTTTAACTAGATATAACTCTTATTCTCATTTGCATTATTTCTAAACATGAATCCTGCTAATGCAGCACCATCTTTAAACTGTGCTCCGGTTGCTGAATTGTAAATGTCTGGCTGCATTTTACATTCTAGCAACTAATTCtaacttaagttttttttttccacttccACTTCTGTAAACTGGCATTATTGAAGAGAATGCACTTGTCTTTAGCAAGTGCATTTGAGCATTCAAAGAGACTCTACTATGGTGAGCATTATATCAAGGAGTTGATGCGAAAACCATTTTAAAAAGTGTTCTTACCCTTAACACTACATTGTCATCATCAAGACCCAGATTTCTTAacaagttctttttttttttttttaaatcaatcatTTCCTTTGGAATTGTGGAGTTGGTTGAAATTGCTTGAAGGTTATATCTTGGAGCGTTTGAACGGCTACCATCTAACTTCCTGATGTCCACGATTTATTTAATTGGTAGAACTACTGGCATCTCATGTTTTGCAGACTGTTGTTCTTCAGAGGAaagttatatatcatttctCTGATAATGTTATCAGGTCAATACAGCCCAGGTGGACTAAAATCTGAAGggtatacatttatttttttaatttcaattgagTGCAGGCATAGTTCTTCTCTTGAACAATTTGTTTACAGGGCCATAGGTGAAACTAAATTGTCGTATATGTAAATGTGGGAACTCTAGGAGAAATTCATTGGCCTTTTTTAAGGTCTGGTTTTTATTATAGTTTAGTgaagtttttgtttgtttaattcttaattatCCTCTCTTACTCTAATACCTTTTAATGACATTTCctttaaattttgtgttttggccTCTCATCTAATGGGGGAACTCGAAGAATTTGGCttcttcaaacttaaatatctgtcatttcaacaaacttaGTTGGGAAATAACCATTTGGCCTACTGATATTTCTCCAAACCTGAAGGTTTCCCACCAATTCTCTCAAAGAAGACCGATTTGGGTTGGCTGTTCTAAGCAAGGGATGTTTCTATATTTCCCCTAACCTGAAGGGTTTCTACGTGATAGTTTCCACTTTTCACCAATGTTTGTGTAAACCTTATTCCTCGGCCACTCGTTAATCAAGAAAAAACCCAACTAAAGCCAGCTTTTGTGTCACACGAACGGGCCCAAAAACTGACATGGCCAACCATGAGAGGTCCTCAAACTCAAACAGAATCTGATGGGCCCAAACGTTATCCTATCCGCAATCTTCTTGTCCCAAAATCTCACTACCTTTCTCTGGCCACAACTCTTTCCTCACAATCTCATGGATCACATTCTTCAATTCTCATTTCAACACTCAAAAACTTTAGTTCTaccataaatttttatctcCTTTAACTCTCGAGCTTTCTCTTTAGGTACAATTCGAGCCTCGttacttatatattttcaataaaaactgAGTCTTAATTGATGCCTgtgtataattatatgatggtgTGGATGAGAGGATGAGTGGGACATCAATCCTTCACCACCACCTCTTGCTCTTCACACCACCCGAAGATCAAccaaaaaccaaaatcaaaacccCAGAAGCTGATTTAAGATTGAAGGAGCAAGAGTGCTTATGCCTCTTAAAAAGATGCAATAACTTGAAAGATTTCAAGCAAGTTCATGTTCAAGTCCTCAAGTGGGGTTTGTTTTCGAACCCCTACTGTGCAAGCAATCTTTTGGCTGCTTGTGCTCTGTCAAATTGGGGTAGCATGGATTATGCCTGCTCAATCTTTAATCAAATCGATGAACCGGGTGCTTTTGTATTCAACACTTTGATTAGGGGATTTGTCAAGGATGACAAGTTTAAAGAAGCTTGGTTACTTTACATTGAGATGCTGGAAAGTGAAGTACAGCCTGATAATTTCACATATCCAGCACTTTTAAAGGCATGTGCCGTGCTGCAAACGTTAGAAGAAGGAATGCAGATTCATGGTCATGCGAATAAGCTTGGCTTCCAAAGCGATTTGTTTGTACAGAATGCTTTGATCAACATGTATGGAAAATGTAAGGAGATAGAGTTATCATATGCCATTTTTGAGCAAATGGATGAAAAAAGTGTTGCTTCTTGGAGTGCCACTATTGCAGCAAATGCTAGTGTTGGGTTGTGGTATGAATGTTTGATGCTTTTTGGGGATATGATGAATGAAGGATGTTGGAGGCCTGAAGAAAGCACATTGGTGAGTGTGATCTCTGCTTGTGCTCATATGGGTTGTCTGGATTTGGGAAGGTGCACACATGGGTCATTAATCAGAAACATAAGTGAACTAAATGTTACTGTGCAAACTTCGTTGATGGACATGTATGTTAAATGTGGCCGTTTAGAGAAGGGGTTGTGTTTGTTTCAAATGATGGCTGAGAAGAATCAGTCGTCATATAGTGTGATGATATCGGGGCTTGCAATGCACGGACAGGGTGAGCAAGCTCTCAGAGTTTTCTCTGAAATGCTTGAGGACGGCGTGGAACCAGATGATGTCATCTATGTGAGTGTCTTGAGTGCTTGTAGTCATGCTGGCTTAGTCGATGAAGGCCTGCAATGCTTTGACAGGATGAGATTAGAGCATGGAATCACACCAACAGTTCAGCATTATGGTTGCCTGGTCGATCTGCTGGGTCGAGCTGGGATGCTCCAGAAAGCCTTGGAACTCATCAAGAGCATGGCTGTCGAGCCAAATGACGTGGTGTGGCGAAGCCTTCTTAGTGCTTGTAAGGTACATCAAAACTTAGAAATCGGGGAAATTGCTGCTAATAGCTTGTTCCAGTTAAACTCTGAGAATCCTGGTGATTATATTATACTATCAAACATGTATGCACAAGCTCAAAGATGGGATGATGCAGCTAAAACCCGAATGGAAATGACAAGTAAAGGCTTGAAACAAACGCCGGGATTCAGCTTGGTGGTGGTGTCAAGAAAAGTGCACAGATTTGTATCAGAGGACAAAACACATCATAAATGCCATAACAGCATACTCGAAATGATTCACCAGATGGAATGGCAGCTGAGATTCGAGGGGTATTCCCCGGACACATCTCAGGTGTTGGTTGATGTAGATGAacaagagaagagagaaagattgAAAGGTCACAGCCAGAAATTAGCAATTGCATTTGCACTCATAAACACATCTCAAGGTTCGCCCATAAGAATTACAAGGAACATTAGGATGTGTAGCGACTGTCATAcatacacaaaatttatttcagcAATCTATGAAAGAGAAATTCTTGTACGAGATCGAAAACGGTTCCACCATTTTAAAGATGGAACTTGCTCATGTCAAGATTACTGGTGAATTCAAAAGGTTTTTTAGTCCTGCAAGAATGTGCTTGATAACGAACTTAAAGAAGAATGTGTAGCGACTGTCATACCTACACAAAAGGCTTGTGCATACACAGATAACACATAGCTACACCATGTGACAAAAGATTAAACTTTGTACAGCAAACCTTGACTCCCTTAACACAGTTTAATAGATTCAAtatacaaacatatattttgaacATGTTTTTCTTTACAATATAGTGGTGCTTATAAAATCCAACTATAAATGGTAGAATGTCAACCATCTAGACTAAATTAAATCACTGCATCAAATAAGAATCAACATAATTTGTTTACAATGACCACTCCAACCAGTTTCCCAACATGAATCTGTGCAGAAATATAAAAAGCAAACCCCTAACCACGGATGGAAGCCTGAGGGGCAGCAGGTAAACCCAGTTCATCTTCAGCCTGTCAAGCATTGAAGCAGAGATGAAAAAGTATGTTAGATGTAAAGTGGCGCAGATCTTACTATATATGTACTCTTAGgccagtaaaaaaaaaaaaaaaagattctaCCATACTTGTAATCTAC harbors:
- the LOC123193445 gene encoding pentatricopeptide repeat-containing protein At1g31920; the protein is MSGTSILHHHLLLFTPPEDQPKTKIKTPEADLRLKEQECLCLLKRCNNLKDFKQVHVQVLKWGLFSNPYCASNLLAACALSNWGSMDYACSIFNQIDEPGAFVFNTLIRGFVKDDKFKEAWLLYIEMLESEVQPDNFTYPALLKACAVLQTLEEGMQIHGHANKLGFQSDLFVQNALINMYGKCKEIELSYAIFEQMDEKSVASWSATIAANASVGLWYECLMLFGDMMNEGCWRPEESTLVSVISACAHMGCLDLGRCTHGSLIRNISELNVTVQTSLMDMYVKCGRLEKGLCLFQMMAEKNQSSYSVMISGLAMHGQGEQALRVFSEMLEDGVEPDDVIYVSVLSACSHAGLVDEGLQCFDRMRLEHGITPTVQHYGCLVDLLGRAGMLQKALELIKSMAVEPNDVVWRSLLSACKVHQNLEIGEIAANSLFQLNSENPGDYIILSNMYAQAQRWDDAAKTRMEMTSKGLKQTPGFSLVVVSRKVHRFVSEDKTHHKCHNSILEMIHQMEWQLRFEGYSPDTSQVLVDVDEQEKRERLKGHSQKLAIAFALINTSQGSPIRITRNIRMCSDCHTYTKFISAIYEREILVRDRKRFHHFKDGTCSCQDYW